In Monodelphis domestica isolate mMonDom1 chromosome 3, mMonDom1.pri, whole genome shotgun sequence, the following proteins share a genomic window:
- the FAM8A1 gene encoding protein FAM8A1 isoform X3, whose amino-acid sequence MAEGSDKAQIRLPRQRGKREIRSGRQDSETSTSSSSAVHPSQNKPLFRSPLRRKPEAKSYVPPSSTKDGREREPGPPENEADPGGGGGGGGSGQQPKPTAREYSRQVHEWLWQSYCGYLTWQTGLLAFPAYGSPPPQQPLPQQQPPPSCAPGSGGPHNGQPAMHPLAPLGYYNPFYCLATPPGADPAAAAASAAAAAAAAAAAAAAAAPSPGARAPNWQGSARIAPVNRSGGVTAQRQPNENGRPAGERRAGREFAIPSLAHRFMAEMVDFFILFFIKATMVLTIMHVSGIKDISKFAMHYIIEEIDEDTSMEDLQKMMIVALIYRLLVCVYEIICIWGAGGATPGKFLLGLRVVTCDTSVLIAPNRVLVIPSSNVNLTTIVPQGDGLKKLRTLNLEEIRLGRLLF is encoded by the exons ATGGCGGAGGGGTCAGATAAAGCCCAAATCCGCCTTCCCAGGCAGCGAGGCAAGCGGGAGATCAGAAGCGGGCGCCAGGACTCCGAAACCTCCACTTCAAGCTCTTCGGCCGTCCATCCTTCCCAAAACAAACCATTGTTCCGGTCTCCGCTTCGAAGGAAGCCCGAGGCAAAGAGCTACGTTCCGCCCTCTTCCACCAAGGACGGTCGGGAACGCGAGCCCGGGCCCCCGGAGAACGAGGCGGAccccggcggcggcggcggcggcggcggctctgGGCAGCAGCCGAAGCCGACGGCTCGCGAGTACTCCCGGCAGGTGCACGAATGGCTGTGGCAGTCATACTGCGGCTACCTGACCTGGCAGACCGGCCTCCTGGCTTTCCCCGCCTACGGCAGCCCCCCACCGCAGCAACCGCTACCGCAGCAGCAGCCTCCGCCGTCCTGCGCCCCGGGAAGCGGCGGTCCCCACAACGGCCAACCGGCCATGCACCCGCTAGCCCCACTGGGCTACTACAACCCCTTCTATTGCCTCGCCACTCCACCCGGGGCCGACCCCGCAGCAGCCGCGGCCTCCGCGGCAGCAGCCGCGGCCGCCGCCGCAGCAGCCGCAGCAGCAGCCGCCCCCTCTCCGGGGGCCCGGGCTCCCAACTGGCAGGGATCGGCCAGGATAGCCCCGGTGAACCGGTCTGGAGGGGTCACAGCGCAGCGGCAACCGAATGAGAATGGTCGTCCTGCTGGTGAGAGGAGAGCGG gtaGAGAATTTGCTATTCCATCGTTGGCACACAGATTTATGGCAGAGATGGTGGatttctttattctattttttataaaagCAACCATGGTTTTAACTATTATGCATGTCAGTGGAATAAA GGACATTTCTAAGTTTGCTATGCATTATATTATAGAAGAAATAGATGAAGACACATCAATGGAAGACCTGCAGAAAATGATGATTGTGGCTCTTATATACAGGTTATTAGTTTGTGTCTATGAG ATAATTTGTATATGGGGAGCAGGTGGAGCCACTCCAGGGAAATTTTTGCTGGGACTTCGTGTTGTGACATGTGATACATCAGTACTCATTGCACCAAACCGTGTTTTAGTGATTCCTTCCTCAAATGTTAATTTAACAAC GATTGTACCACAAGGTGATGGACTGAAGAAACTGCGGACATTAAACCTAGAGGAGATAAGACTTGGGAGGTTGCTTTTTTAA
- the FAM8A1 gene encoding protein FAM8A1 isoform X4, with the protein MAEGSDKAQIRLPRQRGKREIRSGRQDSETSTSSSSAVHPSQNKPLFRSPLRRKPEAKSYVPPSSTKDGREREPGPPENEADPGGGGGGGGSGQQPKPTAREYSRQVHEWLWQSYCGYLTWQTGLLAFPAYGSPPPQQPLPQQQPPPSCAPGSGGPHNGQPAMHPLAPLGYYNPFYCLATPPGADPAAAAASAAAAAAAAAAAAAAAAPSPGARAPNWQGSARIAPVNRSGGVTAQRQPNENGRPAGERRAGREFAIPSLAHRFMAEMVDFFILFFIKATMVLTIMHVSGIKDISKFAMHYIIEEIDEDTSMEDLQKMMIVALIYRLLVCVYEIICIWGAGGATPGKFLLGLRVVTCDTSVLIAPNRVLVIPSSNVNLTT; encoded by the exons ATGGCGGAGGGGTCAGATAAAGCCCAAATCCGCCTTCCCAGGCAGCGAGGCAAGCGGGAGATCAGAAGCGGGCGCCAGGACTCCGAAACCTCCACTTCAAGCTCTTCGGCCGTCCATCCTTCCCAAAACAAACCATTGTTCCGGTCTCCGCTTCGAAGGAAGCCCGAGGCAAAGAGCTACGTTCCGCCCTCTTCCACCAAGGACGGTCGGGAACGCGAGCCCGGGCCCCCGGAGAACGAGGCGGAccccggcggcggcggcggcggcggcggctctgGGCAGCAGCCGAAGCCGACGGCTCGCGAGTACTCCCGGCAGGTGCACGAATGGCTGTGGCAGTCATACTGCGGCTACCTGACCTGGCAGACCGGCCTCCTGGCTTTCCCCGCCTACGGCAGCCCCCCACCGCAGCAACCGCTACCGCAGCAGCAGCCTCCGCCGTCCTGCGCCCCGGGAAGCGGCGGTCCCCACAACGGCCAACCGGCCATGCACCCGCTAGCCCCACTGGGCTACTACAACCCCTTCTATTGCCTCGCCACTCCACCCGGGGCCGACCCCGCAGCAGCCGCGGCCTCCGCGGCAGCAGCCGCGGCCGCCGCCGCAGCAGCCGCAGCAGCAGCCGCCCCCTCTCCGGGGGCCCGGGCTCCCAACTGGCAGGGATCGGCCAGGATAGCCCCGGTGAACCGGTCTGGAGGGGTCACAGCGCAGCGGCAACCGAATGAGAATGGTCGTCCTGCTGGTGAGAGGAGAGCGG gtaGAGAATTTGCTATTCCATCGTTGGCACACAGATTTATGGCAGAGATGGTGGatttctttattctattttttataaaagCAACCATGGTTTTAACTATTATGCATGTCAGTGGAATAAA GGACATTTCTAAGTTTGCTATGCATTATATTATAGAAGAAATAGATGAAGACACATCAATGGAAGACCTGCAGAAAATGATGATTGTGGCTCTTATATACAGGTTATTAGTTTGTGTCTATGAG ATAATTTGTATATGGGGAGCAGGTGGAGCCACTCCAGGGAAATTTTTGCTGGGACTTCGTGTTGTGACATGTGATACATCAGTACTCATTGCACCAAACCGTGTTTTAGTGATTCCTTCCTCAAATGTTAATTTAACAACGTAA